The genomic DNA tgaAGTTCAACATAATCACATTATAACGTCATCACTAAAACTTATAACAACGAAATTATTATCtagtagtagttttttttaaattgtattttaatcaTTGCTTATAATCACTAATTTACTAACCtctctgcttatttattttactctaCTAATTTGTTAGGTACCTAATCAACAATTACGTATTTATTTACCTgtttcttttataaaaaaaagttaattagtgTATTATATACTCATCAATTTCACTACTCAAGTCGTCATCATTTGCATTGCTAGATTTGTAGGGTAAAGATCTAAAAAATACTGCATTAGTAGCATTTATAACACCCGTTTTTTGCACATGCTATCTAGATCATTATATTTATCTTTTGTTAATTTGAGTGGTGAAAGTAAGCACGTTCCAAGACAGGTATTAAAGATGAGTTTCTTGTATCGTTCCGTATAACTAAGCATTCGTAAGATTCTTCATTTAAAGCATACTTAAAGTACAATTTATTTGGTTCAGATTTATCAACTAAAACTTCTTTAATTTTAGTCCACAATATgatcttttgttttattaattttttgtcATTCACATGAGTTTTAAAGTCAAAGAAGTTTTCCTGCACCATATCTTTGACTAAATATGGTTCACCATCTGTTTTTGCCCATCGTACAAGCAGGCGCCATTCATCGGGAGTATAAATTGTTTTGGAGTGAGACGAGCGCTCTATGAGGGCGTGGGTTTCTGACGGTAACGGGGAGCTAGTATGGATATCTCGTGTGTATGTAGATTCTGTATTATAGTCAAATATTATCCAATGTAAGTTCTAAATTGTATTACCTTACTTTAAGCGCTATCCTATTACcagtaaaaaaaccttttaattgtgtttaatgCTGTTTTTTGTTTAGAACAAAGTCTCATGTAAACGTTTTTACAAAGAACAAAATCGTATTATCACATAcgactatatttttttgttaaatttacgtTGAACAACATCGTATGTGCACATGCGTTTAAAAGTTTTAGGATAATTTTGGCTGAACAACAACCTAAGTGAAAATAAGaaggtaaatttattttttatcgaaaCGAGTTGTTCTTTTGTGGATTTTCTTAAGAATTAAATTACTACTTCAAATAATACAGaaacacatttttttcagttatcgtagaacaaaatattttagtcaCATACGTCGGCAATTTTAATGTGTGTCGTATTTTTCTtgcaatattaaacaaaatgtaaaaaacacCTAGCCTATCTTTAAAAAGCGTCTGACTTGAAAATATTATACAAGTACTTGCCCAGATTATTATTTgctttattgttattttcgtTTGAAGTAGTATCACAACAATCATTTTTATCCATTTGTAGCGGtaaatctaaaattattttctttcttgatGATGCAGACATCGTAAAACATATACTGTGACACTGAATTTACACTTTTTATCATTAATATGACTCAGAATAAAGAAATAGTTTTAACTTCCAAAATCGACCGTCACTGCGGAGTACAAACTCGTGTCTGATGTTACGAGATTGTTCGTCGGAATATATTTCAGATAAGGTGATGTTCAATTAGTTATTTCATAAagtaaaaatgatatttaaaaaataattacacataTATATAGCTACTGTGATACTTATTACATTTGATCAAAAAACTGTAATTCGTCTTATAGTAACATACGTGTTCGTTCTACGGACCCGTCGATATACTCATCAATTTCACTACTCAAGTCGTCATCATTTGCATTGCTAGATTTGTAGGGTAAAGATCTAAAAAATACTGCATTAGTAGCATTTATAATACCCGTTTTGCACATGCTATCTAGATCATTATATTTATCTTTTGTTAATTTGAGTGGTGAAGAGTAAGCACGTTCCAAGACAGGTATTAAAGATGAGTTTCTTATATCGTTCCGTATAACTAAGCATTCGTAAGATTCTTCATTTAAAGCATACTTAAAGTACAATTTAGGTATTTGGTTCAGATTTATCAACTAATACTTCTTTAATTTTAGTCCACAATATGatcttttgtttattaatattttgttccATACTTTGTCATTCACATGAGTTTTAAAGTTAAAGAAGTTTTCCTGCACCATATCTTTGACTAAATATTGTTCACCATCTGTTTTTGCCCATCGTACAAGCAGGCGCCATTCATCGGGAGTATAAATTGTTTTGGAGTGAGACGAGCGCTCTATGAGGGCGTGGGTTTCCGATGGTAACGGGGAGCTAGTATGGATGTCTCGTGTGTATGTAGATTCTGTATTATAGTCAAATATTATCCAATGTAAGTTCTAAATTGTATTACCTTACTTTAAGCGCTATCCTATTACcagtaaaaaaaaccttttaattgtgtttaatgCTGTTTTTTGTTTAGAACAAAGTCTCATGTAAACGTTTTTACAAAGAACAAAATCGTATTATCACATAcgactatatttttttgttaaatttacgtTGAACAACATCGTATGTGCACATGCGTTTAAAAGTTTTAGGATAATTTTGGCTGAACAACAACCTAAGTGAAAATAAGaaggtaaatttattttttatcgaaaCGAGTTGTTCTTTTGTGGATTTTCTTAAGAATTAAATTACTACTTCAAATAATACAGaaacacatttttttcagttatcgtagaacaaaatattttagtcaCATACGTCGGCAATTTTAATGTGTGTCGTATTTTTCTtgcaatattaaacaaaatgtaaaaaacacCTAGCCTATCTTTAAAAAGCGTCTGACTTGAAAATATTATACATGTACTAACCCAGATTATTATTTgctttattgttattttcgtTTGAAGTAGTATCACAACAATCATTTTTATCCATTTGTAGCGGTAAagctaaaattattttctttcttgatGATGCAGACATTGTAAAACATATACTGTGACACTGAATTTACACTTTTTATCATTAATATGACTCAGAATAAAGAAATAGTTTTAACCTCCAAAATCGACCGTCACTGCGGAGTACAAACTCGTGTCTGATGTTACGAGATTGTTCGTCGGAATATATTTCAGATAAGGTGATGTTCAATTAGTTATTTCATAAagtaaaaatgatatttaaaaaataattacacataTATATAGCTACTGTGATACTTATTACATTTgatcaaaaaactataattCGTCTTATAGTAACATACGTGTTCGTTCTACGGACCCGTCGATATATGTATTGCCCTAACACGATAAATAACTGAGATAAGTGACCTATGAGGGGCCACTGAGACGTAATTCGTGCCCAACAATATCGAAAATCCCAGGTCCCACAGGCCCATCAAGAAGGGATATGTAAGGAAACGTCGTATAGTACCAAATGAAAGCAGACAGCTGTCGGATTACGCTGCAAAATTGTTTTGATTAATGGACAAAAATTATAACATATCATCCTGCATGCTGTCGTACACGATAGGAAGCATGTCCTGCACGTACTCATAAATTTTGTTGTTTTGACTCGCATATAGTAAGGCACTCGTCTCGTTCACAATGACGGCGAAAATTGGATGCTTGTCTAAAATTGAGTCTGCTCTAGATGTGCCATTTGCGAatgcaaaataattttttttaccacccATGACTGCAACAGCCTCCTTTATAATTTCTGGTGCCCTCATAATCTGTACATTAGGATTTGCTGGTAGACCTATAATGCTCATTACAGTACCGTCTACATCAAGTCTAACATAGACGTGTTTCTTACTATCCACGAAGTACAAATTATTAGCCGAGTCCAACACAATTTGTTGGGCATCCTTTACATTGGTTATCTCTTCCTTTTTAGTGCCATCCTCAGTGACTTTGTATACAACATTATCTGTTGTTAGAATGTATAAATCATTGGTGCCCCAATACTTAGCGACGGCAACAGTGTTGTCAGTCAATGTTCCGTATTTTTCAGCTTTGTTCTCTTGGTTGTTGAAGCTGTAGATGCCATCGGAAGCTGCGAAGTATAATTGTGTGTTGTTTATGTCATAGGTCGTGGAGATGTCGTTACCATTCTCGAGCAGATTAGTTATTTGTTTGTTCTTCAAGACAAAGAGGCCTTTTCCTTCTTCGATGAAGAAGACATGGATTTTTTCGTAAGCGGAGGTCGCTTCACCGTCTTTAAACGGTTCTCTTATGAATATGACGACTAATTTGGTGATATCTTTCTCCCCGGTGTAAGTGACGGATTCCTCTGAGAATAAGTTGGTGGACGCCAACCCGATCAGAAGAAGTGTCGTAAAGGTGGCCAAGGTATTCATAGTGCCTGAAAAAGAATGAGTGAGTGAGATTAATtgtgttttttaataaattggtGTGCTGGTGAGTAGAATATTGAGTATCGTAAGGTATATCAACATTGAtatggtagggcaagctatatttgggacgtgtataagtgccctagaaGGAGGAGTACATATGTATgactgaataaattatttgaatttgataaaAGCTTCTTTAtcactagaaaggccgccgtcccatttttgtcccactcgcgagtttgatcagctctaacttttttatttttcaacgaaagtccatgaaactttttgactttttctgatttattgaattttatcattttttaatgtttttgataatataacattaatagaaaattttttaaaatcggttttacctagaagcgccactgggtcaattttgtcccaccctggtatttgccacaataattcgatgaagagtccttttttcgaggagatacgaaagtggagaggtgaggagagtttaggtgactcgtgacaatgcagaaatgtaaatatattgtactagtttttgcctgtgacttcacccgtgagaaattaagtttatcatagaaagacctaatttcttgacacttatcgttgctttttgaccaaataactgaatattattctaaattatagcctatattatgttattctgaagtattaacaataaagttgcaatgttttattaagatcggcttagtattttttgcgtaaaagagtgaaaaaacatccatcgatctaaccatgaatccatactcacttagttcaagttccaGGCATATATCCACCTATTCATCCATcctatccattcatcagtccatccatccttcaattcatcaatatttattaacttttacatttatattattagtaggaaGATGGCCTCTAGACATaagccagttcatacattgaatgatttgatacatttttaaaatgtgtgacttataaaattttgaagattaaacgtacatacttttcattgtaattggtcaaaaacttcattgtttgtgtacagataacagaaaaataaccatacctatagaaattcctaaacacatagtacaccagatagacaaaaaaccatacaaaaaaactttgtgcaaaatgtgcactattatttttaaaatatttattttttctttaaaaataataatgactagttaaagtagtaatttcataattttaatacagtataccaccacgtaatatgtgacaatttttaaatgaaaccaaaaatatctaaattttaataattccaaattgaaattgaatacatttatatttttaaagaaataagtacatattgttTTAACCACAtagataaacttttttttaaggatactacaaataattttaaccataatattcatgcctgaaactaaaaaatgttacaaaatacatgctgggacaaaattgacccagcggcgcttttaggggggtcgtaatcatcggcacttctagtgttatGCTACCGCAAAGTAAAACTAAATCGATATTCCATCTGCcctttggtgtagtggtttgaaacagactactatgccgagagttAACCTGTTCGATTTCCAACCggacagaaattgaaatgaataCGAGTATTCAGGGTGACTGGTAATTAGTGGCGGAGCTGTTAAGGAGAGGTAGTCTAGGGTTATTCTGACAGATATCACCATGAGACCTACCGTCCTTATTTAACCCTTTCCAAGATATTCCTAAAAATGATTTTGgcctattttgttttgttttgcaacaaagataattctaaataataaatatttattttattgttaaatcttCGTAACTGTCATTGTTTTATGCAAAAACTGCTAaactaaaaacataaataagtacGGTAGATCTATAGTGATATCTGTCAGAATAACCCTAGACTACCTCCCCTTTACAGCTTCGCCACTAATTACCAGTCACCCTGTTTATTAGCtgacaaaattatctattattagaagtagaaaacagacacaagccCCATACATTTTAAGAATGGATTTCagtaaaaaaacatgactttttcacttcattttcagttattttaaaatacgaGAAAAAccatttgagctattctacaaaacgaatttaaattgattactctacgtcaattagttccgacgttattgtTTTACGAAGAGATCcatacagggcagatatgtaccatcctagactgcatcttacttaacaccaggtacgattgcggtcaaatacctacgATGTcctgcataaataaaaaaatggccaagtgcgtgtcgtgccactcgcagtgtagggttccgtagttgtccgtcgttaacacaataATTATATTTCAGAACAActgttatagttttccttgaaagttcatgaaaagccgtattattacgaatttttccagatttttcaagccaacagtttagatTTTAgaggacgccctactcgaacaaaaattggcacttttaacattaataattttcaaacagATCCCTTaatggaaaaatagtcttagaaacctcgaagccattttaaaagacctatccaacgatacgactcgatggggtagaagatggaaaaaaatatcaccccactttacatgtagagGAGCtacccaaaaaaattttttttcaaaattttattttaccgttttgtcggcgtgattcaTATACATATCTCctcaaaattacagctctctagtacCAACAgcttccaagcaaaacctcggggagacagacagacagacatatcgaaactataagggttccttgacaggactacggaaccctaaaaaacccTTTACAGCCGTCACACAGTTAtagatttttacataaataataatatcaatcgACTCACCTCTCCGAGATATCTCACTAGAATGAGTTACCTACTAATTAAGACTCGAATTAACGTGTTTATACTTAGGTATGTATAAACGTTATCGAGttaacactaaggctgagttgcaccatcttattttaactttaacaaacgtcagaaatcggtcaaactctatacaaaaaacatcggttattgtcatagttacggtaaaagtaagacggtacaactcagccttaacgtCTTTGTATCTAAAGTCCTGACCTTATACATACTTAGCAAATAAATagattacaatatttttgctgTGTGTTTTTTAGAGTTGAATATTCTAGAAATAACTTTTACCTATCTACCTACAGTAAtacaatttaaagagaaaagatTGATTGTTTGTTTCTTTGTATTGAATTTGCTCCGAAGCTACTAGATccattttgaaaattctttcaccagtaGAATCGTACATCATAGAATATTATTACGGCCACAAGAGATCTGATAATTAActctattatattttatttactctattatattggagggttttgccataatccccacgcttggcaggcgggttggagaatcgcagtttaaaagattggtgtttttcagagagcgctgctgcccgttctctgtttgatgtgtagtcccttagtcgcctcttacgacttAGACCATTCTTGGTAAGATATATCAAACGAACGGCGCGATTTGCGCTATTTGCTCAAGCCCGCACGgtcagatcgcatcaatacaaaatgGATAAATGGATTCTAGGTGCGCTGTCATCAGATCATAGAATTAAGTCAAATAATACGGATAAATTTGTATTTGCTTGAATGAAGTTCTATCGCGTACTTTGTTGATGgcaagtaaaaagtatttaggtAGGCCCAAGTGTCTCTAAATAGacacagtacctacctactctacgTGACTCTATCAATAATATCTTACAACTTTCGACAACAAACGATTGCGAAACTTAAGGAAGCACACATCAACCTGGGAACGGATCGtagccgtatcaa from Ostrinia nubilalis chromosome 8, ilOstNubi1.1, whole genome shotgun sequence includes the following:
- the LOC135074109 gene encoding uncharacterized protein LOC135074109, producing MNTLATFTTLLLIGLASTNLFSEESVTYTGEKDITKLVVIFIREPFKDGEATSAYEKIHVFFIEEGKGLFVLKNKQITNLLENGNDISTTYDINNTQLYFAASDGIYSFNNQENKAEKYGTLTDNTVAVAKYWGTNDLYILTTDNVVYKVTEDGTKKEEITNVKDAQQIVLDSANNLYFVDSKKHVYVRLDVDGTVMSIIGLPANPNVQIMRAPEIIKEAVAVMGGKKNYFAFANGTSRADSILDKHPIFAVIVNETSALLYASQNNKIYEYVQDMLPIVYDSMQDDML